Sequence from the Clostridium saccharobutylicum DSM 13864 genome:
TAAAAACAGAGAACTTAAAGAAGCAAAAGTTGCTGAAATTAAGGAAAAGTTAGAAAAAGCTAAAGCTGTTGTTCTTAGTAAGTATCAAGGACTAACTGTTGAAGAAGATACTGCTCTTAGAAAGAATTTAAGAGAAGCTGGCGTAGAATATAAAGTATACAAAAATACTTTAGTTACTTTAGCAGCTAAAGAATTAGGCTTAGAAGGTATAGTTGAATATTTAGAAGGACCTGTTGCTATTGCATTCGGTTACGAAGATGTTACAGTAGCAGCAAGAGTACTAAATGATTTTGCTAAAACTCATAACAAGTTAGAATTAAAAGCTGGTGTAGTAGAAGGAGAAATCTACGATGCTGCTAAGATTAACCAACTTGCAACAATTCCATCAAAAGAAGTTCTTATTGCAAAACTTCTTGGAAGTATCAAGTCTCCAATATCAAGCTTTGCACGTGTATTAAGTGCTATTGCTGATAGCAAGGGAACTGAATCTGCAGAATAATTAAAGAAAAATAATTTTAAGAAAAAATTTCGGAGGTGCTATTAAAATGACAAGAGAAGATATAATTCAAGCAATAAAAGAAATGAGCGTTTTAGATTTAAATGAATTAGTAAAGGCTTGTGAAGAAGAATTTGGAGTAAGTGCTGCAGCTGCAGTTGTAGCTGGAGGCGCTGTAGCTGGAGAAGCTGCTGGCGGAGCTGAAAAGACTGAATTTGACGTAGTATTAGCTAGTGCTGGAGATAACAAAATTAAAGTTATCAAAGCTGTTAGAGAAATAACTGGATTAGGATTAAAAGAAGCTAAAGAAATAGTTGATGGAGCTCCTAAAACATTAAAAGAAGGCGTTTCTAAAGAAGAAGCTGAAGACATGAAAGCTAAATTAGCTGAAGTTGGAGCTACTGTAGAAGTTAAATAATTTATTTTTAATAAAAAGGTGCTTTGTAAAGCACCTTTTTTAAACTTTAATTATAAAGCTATATAAAATGCTTGTTTAAGGAATAGGTATTTTATATAGCTTTATAGCTAGAAATTCATATAAAATTTATTGACAAAGAAAATGTCATGTGATATGATAATATAATGTATTATTCACCATGGAATAGTGTATATTCATGGTGGAAAAAAACAGTATAATCTGGTCAATAATGGTTATACTATAATAAAGACGCTGTCCGAAAGCAAAAGTCCTTAGGGAAAGTTCGCTTTTGGCTATTTTAGTTTATTTTATACAAGGGGTGAAAATTCATGGTACATCCTGTCCAAGTTGGAAAAAGAACAAGAATGAGTTTTGGTAAGGTTAATGATGTTACCGAAATGCCGAATTTAATTGAGGTACAATTAGATTCGTATGAATGGTTTTTAAGAGAAGGGTTGCACGAAGTATTTGATGATATTAATCCTATCACAAACTTCACAGGAAACTTAGTACTTGAATTCGTAGACTATAAACTTGATATGGAAAATATCAAGTATTCTGTCGAAGAATGCAAAGAAAGAGATGCAACTTATGCAGCACCACTAAAAGTTTCAGTTAGATTACAAAATAACGAAACTGGTGAAATTAAAGAACAAGAAGTTTTTATGGGAGATTTCCCACTAATGACAGAACAAGGTACTTTTGTAATTAATGGTGCTGAAAGAGTTATAGTAAGTCAGTTAGTAAGATCTCCTGGAGTATATTATAATTGCTCTATAGATAAGACTGGGAAAAA
This genomic interval carries:
- the rplJ gene encoding 50S ribosomal protein L10, with the translated sequence MNKNRELKEAKVAEIKEKLEKAKAVVLSKYQGLTVEEDTALRKNLREAGVEYKVYKNTLVTLAAKELGLEGIVEYLEGPVAIAFGYEDVTVAARVLNDFAKTHNKLELKAGVVEGEIYDAAKINQLATIPSKEVLIAKLLGSIKSPISSFARVLSAIADSKGTESAE
- the rplL gene encoding 50S ribosomal protein L7/L12 — protein: MTREDIIQAIKEMSVLDLNELVKACEEEFGVSAAAAVVAGGAVAGEAAGGAEKTEFDVVLASAGDNKIKVIKAVREITGLGLKEAKEIVDGAPKTLKEGVSKEEAEDMKAKLAEVGATVEVK